In Bdellovibrionales bacterium, one genomic interval encodes:
- the sfsA gene encoding DNA/RNA nuclease SfsA, with translation MKFETPLIKAKFLKRYKRFFADIEINGKVEVAHVANTGSLRGCLDEGSHCLVSPAKDPNRKLRYSLEMIKTPSTWVGVNTSLPNKLVYELWQSGTYAPWNTFDRGQMEVKINKETRLDMALWKSEDFPQDKLDWKKVKPPLHFIEIKNVTLAENKIAQFPDSVTERGQKHLSELIDLMDKGYSCEIVFLVQRSDCDFFSPADAIDKKYGELLREAKKRGVLITPLSCELSSTEIRPLAVPLPLKF, from the coding sequence ATGAAGTTTGAAACACCCCTCATCAAAGCTAAATTTCTCAAACGCTATAAACGTTTTTTTGCCGATATCGAAATTAACGGTAAGGTCGAAGTGGCTCATGTGGCCAATACCGGAAGCCTTAGAGGCTGTCTGGACGAGGGCTCCCACTGCCTTGTATCTCCCGCGAAAGATCCCAATCGTAAACTCCGCTACAGTCTCGAAATGATTAAAACTCCGTCCACGTGGGTGGGTGTGAATACCAGCCTTCCCAACAAACTCGTTTACGAACTTTGGCAAAGCGGAACTTATGCGCCTTGGAACACGTTTGATCGCGGACAGATGGAGGTTAAAATCAATAAAGAGACTCGTTTGGATATGGCGCTCTGGAAGAGTGAAGACTTCCCTCAAGATAAGCTCGATTGGAAAAAGGTAAAACCACCTCTCCACTTTATCGAAATCAAAAATGTCACTTTAGCCGAAAATAAAATTGCACAATTCCCAGACTCCGTCACCGAGCGAGGACAAAAGCATTTGAGCGAACTGATAGATCTTATGGATAAAGGCTACAGCTGCGAGATCGTTTTTTTAGTGCAAAGAAGCGATTGTGATTTCTTTTCGCCAGCGGACGCCATTGACAAAAAATATGGTGAGCTTTTGCGTGAGGCAAAAAAAAGAGGCGTTCTGATAACGCCTCTTTCCTGCGAGCTATCCTCAACGGAGATCAGACCTTTAGCGGTCCCACTCCCGTTAAAGTTTTAG
- the lpdA gene encoding dihydrolipoyl dehydrogenase, with the protein MSQFDVCVIGAGPGGYVAAIRAAQLGFKTVVIEREKLGGVCLNVGCIPSKAMISAAHFLHRMQHDAPTMGLKFTGDVSVDMKQLVGWKQSVCDKMSGGVAQLLKGNSVEVISGEASFKDAKTLEVKAKSGSQTITAKNYIIATGSRPIEIPGFAFDEETVMSSTGALAMDKLPGSVAVIGGGYIGLEIGSYLRKLGTKVDVFEAMDGLLKGVVDPECVQVVARKLKKDGVTVHLNAKALGYVKKGKQLELKVKKTEKEETLLVDKILVTVGRKPNSDQMNLKGIGLQMDERGFIKVNAQRKTNLPNIFAIGDICGQPMLAHKASHEGVMVAEIISGQNRAYDAKTVPAVIFTSPEIASAGWTEDECKAKGYTQLKIGKFPFGANGRAVSLMETDGFIKIIADAKNDIVLGVHIVGPEASNLISEAALAIEMGARLQDMALTIHPHPTLGEAMMEAAEAALGHAIHIIQKPLKTPAPNTHLSGKA; encoded by the coding sequence ATGAGTCAATTTGATGTTTGTGTGATTGGGGCGGGGCCTGGTGGTTATGTGGCGGCGATTCGTGCGGCTCAGCTGGGTTTTAAAACTGTGGTGATCGAGCGTGAGAAGTTGGGTGGAGTTTGCTTGAATGTGGGATGTATTCCTTCGAAGGCGATGATTTCGGCGGCTCACTTTCTTCATCGCATGCAGCATGATGCTCCGACCATGGGGCTTAAATTTACTGGCGATGTTTCTGTGGATATGAAGCAGCTCGTGGGTTGGAAGCAGTCGGTTTGTGATAAAATGTCGGGCGGTGTGGCTCAGCTTCTCAAGGGGAATTCGGTCGAGGTGATTTCGGGAGAGGCTTCTTTTAAGGATGCTAAGACTCTCGAGGTGAAGGCGAAATCGGGGTCCCAAACAATTACGGCTAAAAATTATATTATCGCAACGGGATCTCGTCCGATTGAAATTCCTGGATTTGCTTTTGATGAAGAGACCGTAATGTCTTCTACGGGCGCGCTCGCTATGGATAAACTTCCGGGCTCGGTTGCGGTGATCGGTGGTGGATACATTGGTCTTGAGATTGGGTCTTATCTTCGTAAACTCGGAACCAAAGTTGATGTTTTCGAAGCGATGGACGGTTTACTTAAAGGCGTGGTCGATCCTGAGTGTGTTCAGGTTGTGGCTCGTAAGCTTAAAAAAGATGGCGTGACCGTGCATCTGAATGCGAAGGCATTGGGCTACGTCAAAAAAGGCAAACAGCTCGAACTGAAAGTGAAAAAGACCGAAAAAGAGGAAACTCTCCTCGTTGATAAAATTCTCGTGACCGTGGGACGTAAACCCAATTCAGATCAGATGAATCTGAAGGGTATCGGTCTGCAAATGGATGAGCGTGGATTTATCAAAGTGAACGCTCAACGTAAAACCAATCTTCCGAATATATTTGCCATTGGTGACATCTGTGGCCAGCCCATGTTGGCCCACAAGGCGAGTCACGAGGGAGTTATGGTTGCGGAAATTATCTCGGGTCAGAACCGAGCTTACGACGCGAAAACCGTTCCGGCCGTGATCTTCACCAGCCCAGAGATCGCCTCTGCAGGTTGGACCGAAGACGAATGCAAAGCCAAAGGTTATACTCAGCTTAAAATTGGAAAGTTCCCCTTTGGTGCTAACGGGCGCGCAGTGTCTCTCATGGAGACCGATGGTTTTATTAAAATTATCGCAGATGCGAAAAATGACATTGTTCTCGGTGTTCACATCGTTGGACCAGAGGCGAGCAACTTGATCAGCGAAGCGGCTCTGGCCATCGAAATGGGCGCGCGCTTGCAAGATATGGCTCTGACGATTCATCCTCATCCAACATTAGGAGAAGCGATGATGGAGGCGGCAGAGGCCGCTTTAGGCCACGCCATTCATATCATTCAAAAGCCGTTAAAGACTCCGGCTCCCAACACGCATCTGTCAGGTAAAGCTTGA
- a CDS encoding M15 family metallopeptidase, with amino-acid sequence MFLISLIALSIHAAETKIPESFVDITSINPQIQVELRYNSEWNFIGRRIAGYKANKCFLKKATADALSLVQKDVEKKGMSLLIFDCYRPQQAVNDFLEWAKNDDQKMKVFFYPDVEKSKLVKDGYISNQSSHSRGNTVDLTLIKNDVKLVPQKDQLKYQEDRLDCRQSVNIEAKGQLNMGTTYDCFTPMSNTMNGFIAVKAQDNRALLKKAMTRRGFINYAKEWWHYTLRNESPQDKPFDFVIE; translated from the coding sequence ATGTTTTTAATATCATTGATTGCTCTATCTATTCATGCTGCTGAGACAAAAATTCCTGAGAGTTTTGTCGATATCACCTCCATCAATCCCCAAATCCAGGTCGAACTTCGTTACAATTCCGAATGGAATTTTATCGGTCGCCGCATCGCTGGCTACAAGGCGAACAAATGTTTTCTTAAAAAAGCCACGGCGGACGCACTCTCTCTCGTGCAAAAAGATGTGGAAAAAAAGGGGATGTCTCTCCTCATCTTCGACTGCTATCGTCCCCAACAGGCCGTTAACGATTTTTTAGAATGGGCTAAAAACGACGATCAAAAGATGAAAGTCTTTTTCTACCCTGATGTTGAAAAGTCTAAGCTGGTGAAAGATGGATATATCTCCAATCAATCCAGTCATAGCCGAGGAAATACGGTGGATCTCACACTGATAAAAAATGATGTCAAACTCGTCCCTCAAAAAGATCAACTCAAGTATCAAGAGGATCGACTGGATTGCCGCCAATCCGTCAATATCGAAGCGAAGGGTCAGCTCAACATGGGCACGACCTATGATTGTTTTACTCCGATGTCGAACACGATGAATGGTTTTATCGCTGTCAAAGCGCAAGACAATCGCGCCCTCCTTAAAAAAGCGATGACCCGCAGGGGCTTTATCAATTACGCCAAGGAGTGGTGGCACTACACCCTTCGCAACGAATCTCCCCAAGATAAACCTTTTGATTTTGTCATTGAATAA
- a CDS encoding 2-oxo acid dehydrogenase subunit E2, whose protein sequence is MSKEVQLPEIGEGVTEGELVRWLVKVGDNVQVDQPLVELMTDKATVEVPSPAAGTVKELKFKEGDVIKVGASFMSLDGAGAPAAKKAEAQTEAPKAAAAPTKQPAAPAPQQRPAAMTAAPAPSVQPQQVSPPPMNENVLATPSTRRLAREMNVDINNMQGSGLAGRVTRDDVMKHQGATAGGAVGTYAPPKIGYTPSFESQQGKEEREPLRGIRKKIAENMQMAKHVIPHFTLMDEANVTALVTMREELKSAAEQRGVKITYMPFVMKALIATIREFPKFNCSIDDAAQEIVHKKYYNIGFAADTPNGLLVPVIKDADRKTITQLSAEIMDLGKRARDGKLKMEEMKGATFTITNIGSVGGTYATPIINHPEVAIFGMYKIQERPYVKDGNLEVAKFMNFTVTCDHRLIDGAEAAKFLAAFIKRIENPGILMMDLI, encoded by the coding sequence ATGTCTAAAGAAGTTCAACTACCAGAAATTGGCGAAGGCGTAACCGAGGGTGAATTGGTTCGCTGGCTCGTAAAAGTGGGCGACAACGTCCAAGTCGATCAACCTCTTGTTGAGTTGATGACCGACAAAGCCACTGTTGAAGTTCCATCTCCTGCCGCCGGTACGGTGAAAGAGCTTAAGTTTAAAGAGGGCGATGTGATCAAAGTAGGCGCATCGTTTATGAGCCTTGATGGCGCCGGTGCTCCCGCCGCAAAAAAAGCGGAAGCGCAGACGGAGGCCCCCAAAGCGGCCGCCGCTCCCACGAAACAGCCTGCGGCTCCAGCGCCGCAACAGCGGCCCGCAGCGATGACTGCAGCTCCCGCTCCTTCAGTGCAGCCGCAACAAGTATCGCCTCCTCCGATGAACGAGAATGTTTTAGCCACTCCCTCCACTCGTCGTTTAGCGCGTGAGATGAATGTCGATATAAATAATATGCAAGGAAGTGGGCTCGCAGGCCGCGTGACTCGCGATGATGTGATGAAGCATCAAGGAGCCACCGCCGGTGGTGCTGTAGGAACTTATGCCCCTCCCAAAATCGGTTACACTCCGTCGTTCGAAAGCCAACAGGGGAAGGAAGAGCGTGAGCCTCTTCGTGGGATTCGCAAAAAGATCGCCGAAAACATGCAGATGGCAAAACACGTTATTCCTCACTTTACATTGATGGATGAGGCCAACGTGACCGCTCTCGTTACTATGCGCGAAGAACTTAAATCCGCGGCCGAGCAAAGAGGTGTAAAAATCACTTACATGCCTTTCGTGATGAAGGCGCTCATTGCAACGATTCGCGAATTTCCTAAATTCAATTGCTCAATTGACGATGCCGCTCAAGAAATCGTTCACAAAAAATACTACAACATCGGTTTTGCTGCCGATACTCCCAACGGTCTCTTGGTTCCCGTGATTAAAGATGCCGATCGTAAAACCATCACTCAATTGAGTGCCGAGATCATGGACCTTGGTAAACGCGCCCGCGATGGCAAGCTCAAGATGGAAGAAATGAAAGGCGCAACTTTCACCATCACGAATATCGGAAGCGTCGGTGGAACTTACGCAACCCCGATCATTAATCACCCGGAAGTTGCGATTTTTGGGATGTACAAAATCCAAGAGCGCCCCTACGTTAAAGACGGCAATTTAGAAGTCGCAAAATTTATGAACTTTACGGTAACTTGTGATCACCGTCTCATCGACGGCGCCGAAGCCGCAAAATTCCTAGCCGCTTTCATTAAGCGAATTGAAAATCCCGGAATACTAATGATGGATCTAATTTAA
- the lipB gene encoding lipoyl(octanoyl) transferase LipB, which produces MSLKLPKFLNGKVALEDWGLIPYREAFELQKKYVDEISSGERLETLVFCSHPAIVTLGRGTQPGDLAGWTGDTIEVNRGGRATYHGPSQIVFYPLISVAEGVAKKIKPRDLHGFFRELELAVVDALQDIGITSQGHSVQKQVGESNEQEATGVWIGSQKIAAIGIAVRKWIVSHGLALNFDDDPQAFQGILPCGFQPSQVTSVKKIKPTASARDDFKQIILDRVTGRFFLSSSEE; this is translated from the coding sequence TTGAGTTTAAAGCTCCCCAAGTTTCTCAATGGAAAAGTGGCCCTCGAGGATTGGGGGCTTATTCCTTACCGAGAAGCTTTTGAACTTCAAAAAAAATATGTGGATGAGATCAGCTCTGGGGAAAGACTAGAAACTCTCGTCTTTTGCTCCCACCCCGCGATCGTGACCCTTGGCCGAGGCACTCAGCCCGGAGATCTCGCGGGCTGGACGGGGGACACCATCGAAGTCAATCGCGGTGGGCGAGCCACGTACCATGGTCCCAGCCAAATCGTCTTCTATCCTTTAATTTCTGTGGCCGAGGGCGTGGCAAAAAAAATAAAACCCAGGGACCTTCACGGTTTTTTTAGAGAACTGGAACTGGCCGTCGTCGATGCGCTTCAAGATATCGGTATCACTTCGCAAGGACATTCGGTGCAAAAACAAGTGGGCGAATCCAATGAACAGGAAGCCACCGGAGTTTGGATTGGATCACAAAAGATCGCCGCCATCGGGATTGCGGTTCGTAAGTGGATTGTCTCTCATGGCTTAGCTCTTAATTTTGATGATGATCCGCAGGCCTTCCAAGGAATTCTTCCTTGCGGCTTTCAACCCTCGCAGGTCACCTCTGTAAAAAAAATCAAGCCCACCGCATCTGCGAGAGACGACTTTAAGCAGATTATTCTCGATAGGGTTACTGGGCGATTTTTTTTGAGCTCGTCAGAAGAATAA
- a CDS encoding tetratricopeptide repeat protein, whose translation MNLIIFVLLSFNVSHACFNTHSTYTTLSGERVPNVTSSPGREICVKINSRAESLNLFQAESAAQAALASATEAERWKNEAELASIYIYQNKFREAIQLLEPIVDAHGGELNIAANLGTAYELSGEDEKAFEWIKKSLVLQRQAHEGTEWLHLEVLKAKITLKSDPNWLKKNSILGFDFGSEGKPVIPQGISMRQMDNAERALVYQLRERMFLIPPKDPITGDLLYDLSNIVALKYDLESAYDVLELALKYGLEKEGVPQKRLKFYRSQIPWVKNWISNKGISGVLLFQLALATIGLALLVFLLIFWSKKLFPK comes from the coding sequence ATGAATTTAATAATATTTGTTTTGTTGAGTTTTAATGTGTCCCACGCTTGTTTCAACACTCACTCCACATATACTACGCTCAGTGGCGAAAGGGTCCCCAATGTCACGTCTTCACCGGGAAGAGAAATTTGTGTCAAGATTAATAGTAGGGCGGAATCGTTAAATCTGTTTCAAGCCGAATCCGCAGCACAGGCGGCTCTTGCTTCAGCGACGGAAGCCGAGCGCTGGAAGAACGAAGCGGAATTGGCTTCGATTTACATTTATCAAAATAAATTTCGCGAGGCCATTCAGCTGCTCGAGCCCATCGTGGATGCTCACGGTGGCGAGTTGAATATCGCCGCCAACCTAGGAACGGCGTATGAGCTTTCGGGTGAGGACGAAAAAGCTTTTGAGTGGATTAAAAAAAGTTTGGTGCTCCAGCGGCAGGCTCACGAGGGAACCGAATGGTTACATCTGGAAGTTTTAAAAGCGAAAATCACTTTAAAATCCGACCCGAATTGGCTCAAGAAAAATTCTATTCTGGGCTTTGACTTTGGCAGCGAGGGAAAGCCGGTCATTCCGCAAGGGATTTCGATGCGACAGATGGACAATGCGGAACGCGCTTTGGTCTATCAATTGCGTGAGCGCATGTTTCTCATCCCACCTAAAGATCCGATCACGGGCGATCTCCTTTACGATCTCTCGAACATTGTAGCGCTGAAATATGATCTGGAAAGCGCTTACGATGTGTTGGAGCTCGCGCTAAAGTATGGACTCGAGAAGGAAGGGGTTCCTCAGAAGAGACTCAAGTTTTATCGTTCTCAAATTCCGTGGGTGAAAAACTGGATTTCGAACAAGGGAATCAGCGGAGTTCTCTTATTTCAATTGGCTTTAGCCACCATTGGCCTCGCGCTGCTGGTTTTCCTCTTAATTTTTTGGAGCAAAAAGCTTTTTCCAAAATAA
- the lipA gene encoding lipoyl synthase, with the protein MTIPAQKPTPAVEVTPVDSAPVATPTPKLVPKPTWLKVKAPSGENYTRIKAMLGELKLATVCQEAKCPNIGECWSGGTATFMLMGEVCTRGCRFCAVKTGNPRGKIDNEEPEKVGWAIAQMGLEYVVITSVNRDDLADQGTDHFARTIRTIKENDPKLIVEVLTPDFRGNFELVKQLTESKPDVFAHNIETVERLTPKVRDPRAKYRQSLDVLKWVKEVDPTRYTKTSVMMGLGETDEEVIQALHDLRAVGCDVVTFGQYLQPTKRHLKVIEFITPEKFKFWEEKALSMGFMYCASGPLVRSSYKAGEYFIKGVIEKQRLAKPVQGENKHV; encoded by the coding sequence ATGACAATACCAGCTCAAAAACCTACTCCTGCGGTGGAAGTCACTCCGGTCGATTCGGCTCCAGTGGCAACGCCAACTCCTAAACTTGTTCCGAAGCCCACTTGGCTGAAAGTGAAGGCCCCCAGCGGAGAAAATTACACGCGCATCAAAGCGATGCTCGGAGAATTGAAGCTCGCAACGGTTTGCCAAGAGGCCAAGTGCCCGAACATTGGTGAGTGTTGGTCGGGCGGGACAGCCACTTTCATGCTGATGGGTGAGGTTTGCACTCGCGGGTGCCGCTTCTGTGCGGTCAAAACGGGAAACCCTCGCGGAAAAATTGACAACGAAGAGCCAGAAAAAGTCGGCTGGGCGATCGCGCAAATGGGCTTAGAGTACGTAGTGATCACCAGCGTGAATCGTGATGACCTTGCTGATCAGGGGACCGATCACTTTGCGCGCACAATTCGAACTATTAAAGAAAACGATCCGAAACTGATTGTCGAAGTTTTAACTCCGGACTTCCGCGGAAACTTTGAGCTCGTGAAGCAACTCACAGAATCCAAGCCGGATGTCTTTGCTCACAATATCGAAACTGTTGAGCGCCTCACACCCAAAGTGCGTGATCCGCGAGCGAAGTATCGTCAGTCGCTGGATGTTTTAAAGTGGGTGAAAGAAGTGGACCCCACTCGCTATACAAAAACTTCGGTCATGATGGGCCTCGGAGAGACCGACGAAGAAGTGATCCAGGCTCTGCACGATTTGCGGGCCGTTGGCTGTGATGTTGTCACGTTTGGACAGTACCTTCAGCCCACGAAACGCCATCTCAAAGTGATCGAATTTATCACTCCCGAAAAATTTAAATTTTGGGAAGAAAAAGCTCTTTCCATGGGATTTATGTATTGTGCCAGTGGGCCTCTAGTGCGAAGCTCGTACAAAGCCGGAGAATATTTTATTAAAGGTGTCATTGAAAAACAAAGACTCGCAAAACCTGTTCAAGGGGAGAATAAACATGTCTAA